DNA from Puniceicoccales bacterium:
AGCCTGACCGATAGTATAACTAAACCAGTGTTTGTCAGTGCCAGTGCCATGTGGCATGGAGAATATTCTTCCTATGGTGTGGTTCTTCAATTACTGGCAACTCTATACGAGAAATTTACAACCCAAAAGCAATTGCTTGCCGATATAATAAAGCAGGTGGAAGAAAATAATGAAAAAATTAATGAAGCAAACAGGATATTGCAAGACATAAACAAGGTCCAGGCGTCAGCTGCCAAGGCTGGTGAAGACGCTAAGGTGGCCATACCGGCTAATGTTATTATGTATTTTGGCAAAAACAAAATTAAGGCTCCGACGACCATGTTTGCCAATGATGCAGAAATGGAAAAATATGAAAATTCTACCTTCAACAAGAGAATGAATTATCTGTCATCGATGGGCACCGATGCTTCCATGCTAATATCTTATATAACCCAGGGACAGCTGAAGCCAGAAACTGGCATGAGCTTGATGTTAGGCGATTTATCTTCCACCGATTTGCTTGAGCTGGGATCTATGAAAGAAATCTATGACAAAGTCAGCGGTATAAATGGTAAATTTGGCGATGTGGCAAATTCGGTTAAAAGTAAAAACACATGGCGAAATGCTGCGATATTCTCTGCGTTTTCTCTTCCATTGGCTGCTTTTGGTGGTCTTATACTAGGTGCTGGCGCTGCCTTTGGAATTGGCTATGCGGCTTCTAGTATAACAACAAAGGGGAGTAATACGCAGCTATCTGGTGCAAAATACTTATCCGGAGGATCCGATAATAAACTATTAGAAGTGTATTGGAATACTAGGCTTGCTTTGGAAGGCGGTTCAACATTGCCCAAATCAGTGATGGATAACTATGTGCAGGGATTATTTAATTCTATGGATGAGGATATCCGGGGCTACGCTTTCCCGTCGGATGATATAACTCCCAATAGAAAAAAGACCGATAGCGCCAGTGGTGATATAAATGGATTTCAATTGGTCAATTGGGCTCCTATTACCAATGACTGGGGTGGCACTGGCCATTACTACTATGCTGCAAAGGATGCAGCCAGGGCCGGTGGATTCAGTGAAGATGAATATGATAATAATGAATCCGCAGCAAAGATGATAGAAGCTATGGAACTGATTAGTCACCAAAAATTTTACAAAAATGGTAGTGTTTATAAGGAAAATTTTACCGAGCCAGACTATGACTATAATGCAATGATTATGGCCTATAAAATAGAGGCCATGATAGATATGTTTGGTGTCGAGGCGGCAGGTATAGCCGTAAAATACCTGACAGGAAGTCAAAATAGAGCCAAGACGGTGAGCGATTTGGATGCTTTGGCCGATAAATCTCGTAGCTCTGATAAAAATAATCGAGTGTACACCAAAGACGAGATTACAAAGCTGAAAGCCTATATAGATGGAGAAAAATTATTCACGTCGGATGACATATCTCCTCCGGAACAAAGGATGCCATTGACACATTTCTGGACACATAGTGATGTAACAACACGAGATGATGGGATAAAAAGCATACTCAATAGGTGTTATGGATCCGGAAAATCTGGTCTTGGAGCCGATGAAGTATCTCTATGGAGTGAGAGCCTGAGGATCCATATAGATAAGCTTAACGCTGACGGCCAGATGATTGCGACCAACATGCAGCGAACCATGCAAATTTGCAATGAAACCACGGCCATCGCTACCCAAATACTTAAAAATAATGGCGATACATTGAGACAGATATATGCAAATATTAGATAACAATTTAAACGGGATAACAGAATGGATGACGATAAAATTTTTAAAATTGATGAATCTTTTGATGAGCTATTGACAAAATATTTCACCGATAGGGATCCTAATGTGGTATTATATGAAAAAATTCCTGGCATTTCGGAGGTAAACCTAGAAGCTGCCTACGGCATAGGCTATAATTTGTTTCAAAAGAAAAAATATGACAGTGCCTATGATGTATTTCATTTCCTATGCCTGCTAGATCATTTTCAAAAAAAATACTGGAAAGCATTGGCTTTGACTGCCTATGTGCAGAAAAAATATGAAGAATCTAGGATGGCGTATTTTACGGCCTTTGCCCTGGATCCCACCGATATAGAACTGGTGTCTGCCATGGCTGATTGTTCTATTTCTCTCGGAGAGGCCGAAAATGCAAAAAATTTTTTGGAAATAACCTGTGATATGGGTAAAAATTATGAAAGTAATGAAACTTTATGTCAGCGGGCCAAATCAATCCTCGATGTGATAGATGAGCTGAGTGTTAAAAATTCCTGAAAATTTGTATGATTATATGGCGGAGATGATAGGATATGAGAAATTCTGTAGATATTAATGTAAATTCGTTGACCGATATATTGATTGCTGCTGAAAAGAAAAGATTGAGCAAGCCAAGTGAAGCTAATTCGTTGTCTGATATTGTGACGGCAAAATTAGAAAAGGCTATGTTCGATAGCACAATGATCTATACTCCTAGCCAGCATGTCAATGAAATGTATCAGCCGACTAAGCTGGACATGTCGAAGGTCAGTGCGATAAGCGGAGCCATGGCCATGCTCATACTTTCGGCGATGAGCTCGCAATTGATGCTGGAGACCCAAATGCAGGGCATCGAAAGTACTATGAACCATCGCATTGCCTCTAGAAACAAGACCATGAAGCAAATAAAGGACAAAATAAAACAGTCCAGAATAAAAACGCCATTTCAGAGATTTATGAAATGGTTGAATGGCACCGGATTCATGAAGTTTATGAGATCGGAGGTCGGAAAAATATTCATGTTTATTTTTAGCATGGTGATGACCGTTGCCGCGGCTGCTCTTACCATAGTTAGCGGTGGAACTGCTGCTCCAATTTTGGTTGTTATGGTGGCTTCAATGGCAATACAAATCGCCGAATTCAGTACTGGCAAAAGCATGGGTGAGCTTGTTGCCAGCGGTATGGATGATGATAATAAGGCGAAGCTCGCTTTGCAAATTGGAATAGACATAGCGTTAATGGTTGGTGAAGTTGTTGCTGGTAATGCAGCAGCCAGAGCTGGCCAGATGGGGATTAAAGCTAGCCAAGCGGCTATAAAAGCCGTTGACAATATCAATGATATTGCCATTCAGACCAAAAAGATCACTGAAACCACCACGGAGATGGTAGCAACACTAGAAAATGCCACGAAGATGCTGTCAGAGGCAGCAGAAAAAATAGGTGATGTTGATGATATTTTGACTGATACCATAAAAAAAGTAAATGATTTGGTGACCGAAGCCAGTCAATTGGCCACCGACGCCCTTGCCAAATCCAATGAAGCACTTAATATGCTTAAAAACGGGGATAACCTTGATGATGTGATGAAGGTCATCCAGGAATCGCAAAAATTAACCCAAGCGGCTGTGCAGAAGTCACAGGAAGCCATGAAAATGATGTCGGATTTATCGGATACTTTGACGGAATTCGCTGGCGAATTTGATGACATTGCAAACTTTTTGACAAATCTCAATGAAAGTATGGATAAACTCAGTGGATTCATTGATAAAATTGGCGATGCCACCAGTGTCCTATCAAAGAATATCGATGATTTGGACGATTTGAGACAGTCCATAGGCAAAGGTACTAAAGCTTTTTCATCCACACTGAAGGTAGCTGAAAGGGTAAAAAAGTTTTCTGGACTATTTGATTTTGTCGATAAATTTATCGTAAATTCTCGGAGAATCCAAAATGCCATTTCGAATGCCATGCAGTTTTATGGTGTCTTATATCAGCTTGCCTTGGACACGGAACGGGCAACAATGGCAAAAAATGCCATGGAAATCGATGCTATAAGAACCCAGGCCGATGCCAGAGATAATTTCCTAAAAACCATTCAGGAAACCCAGATGTCGGATATTCAGGAATTGGTCCAGCAGGTGAAGGATGCCTTTGGGCGGGCTGCCCAGGCCATTCAGGAAGAAGGTGAAGCCGAAAGGGCCATTGCCAGAAATATCACTGTTTAATTTGTCTATGATTTATTTCCCTATGCAGAATTGCCCAAACAACTCGTCCAGCATGCTCTCATTATCATATTTGCCTGTTATTTCGCCGAGTATTTCCAGGCTTAATCTTACATCGCTGGCTGCCAGCTCAATGTGGTTGCCCTGTCCAAGTTTCTCTATGGCAAGATCGAGATAATTTTTTGCCTTGGATAGAATTTGCACGTGCCTTGAATTTACGATGAATTCATCCTCCGATGGCATTAGGTTTTTTTCGGCGATGATTTTAGCTATGGCAGCCCTCAGGTCGGCCATGCCTTGGCCGGTTTTGGTTGAAATTTTTATGCCTTCGATGGCAAAGGGCATTTTCATTGTCTGGCCATGGAGTAGATCGATCTTATTTAGCACCACCAGGTATGGTTTTTCTGTGGATAATTGCCTAAATTCATCCAAAGCATAATCGGTGGCGGTGGCATCTAAAACCAGAAGTATCAGATCGCCTCGGGATGTGAGCTCAAGGGTTTTGTCTATGCCGATCTTTTCCAGAGATGATTCCGGAAATCTTATGCCGGCTGTATCGTAAATTTTTATGACATCAGGTCCAATTTTTATGGTTTCAGAAATAAAATCCCTAGTTGTTCCTGGTTCTGGACTGACTATGGCTCGATCCGTATTCAGTAAGGCATTCATTAGACTGCTCTTGCCTACATTTGGTCTGCCGACTATGACCATATCTATGCCATTCTCCAGGTGATTTTTATAAAAATTTGTATCGATGAACCTCTGAAGGTTTTGGGAAATTTTAATCGCAATTTGATAAACATTTTGATCGAAGCCTACTTCTTCATCGGGAAAGTCTATCTGAGCTTCCAAGGAGGCAAGAATTTTTATAAGATTCGAACTTAGTTCAGAGATTCGATGGCCAAGAATGCCACCCAATTGACGTTGGGCTAGGGCTAACGCCCTTTCGCTTTTGGCATGGATTATATCCAAAACAGCTTCGGCCTGACATAAGTCCAGCCTTCGATTCAGGAAGGCTCGCCGGGTAAATTCTCCGGGATGTGCAATTCGGCATCCCATGGTACATAGAGCATCCGTTATCTTCGTGATAATAATAGGATTGCCATGACAATCTATCTCTAAACTATCCTGGCCGGTGTAGGAATGGGATGCATCAAAAAATAAAAATATAACTTGGTCCACAATTTCGCCCTGGGATGTCACAAAATTGTCCAAATAGGCATGGCGTGGCGCTACTTTTGCTCTAGAAAACACAATTTTTATGATATCTAGGCATAGAGATCCACTTACTCTTATTTTAGCTATGGCAGATCGCCCCCATGGTGTGGCCAACGCTACAATGGTATCATCCATGGTGCCTGGTGATTTTTAGGCTTAATGCTTGAAAAATCCTAATTGCGCCTTGGGCCGAAGCTGCGAATGGGAGTATTTTTTTGGATGGTAGCATTTTTTAATCGAAAAACGATGCGAGCTTTCTCCAAATCGTGAGGGCACATTTCCATGCGAACCTTATCACCTATGGTAAGCTTAATGAAATTTTTTCTAAGTTTACCAGATATGTGTGCCAAGACTACATGACCATTTTCCAATTCTACTCTAAACATGGTCCCAGGTAGGACCGCTATAACTTTACCAATAACTTCTATACACTCATTCGCCATAGATTGTAAATAACTGGAACATGTGATACTGTCTTAAATTTAACCTATCAATGTCAATATCATTCTATCAATACCATTTGATTTTTGCAACATGTAATATGTTTTTTACACACGAAATATTGTTCCAAAACTTTTGCCCATTATAGATGATGCTCCTATAACTGTTACTGCTAGAAAGGTCATGGCCCATACTCCAAGGGCACAGGCCAAAAATGGACCATCCGATAGCATATGCATCAACTCATAGATGGCTTTTGTGATTGGATAATATTGCTGTTTTTGAGCCAAAACTATGGAATCAGATACCTCTAACATTGCCTGGGAGAATACCAATAGACCACCGGACATCAGATTGGCCATAATCAGCGGAAGTGTAATTTTTAGAGATGTCTTAAATGGATGGCAACCAAGACATTGGGCTGCTTCTTCGTAGGTTATGCTGGTCTGTTGTAAGCCTGCCATGGCCGAGCGGACAGCAAAGGGAATTTTTCTTACCACGTAGGCTATGATTAACAGGATTGTAGGATTTTCTATGGGATTGAGAATTTCAAAGCTGCGGCCTGTTTGGGTCATGGCCAGATAGCCGAAGGCCATTACCAATCCAGGAACGGCCAGTGGTAGCATCGACAGGGCATCGAGCAGATGACGGCCAGGTAGTTTTGTTCTGACCACCACGAAAGCTATCGCCGTTCCAAGCAAGATTGTGCCGATGGTGGCCGCACTGGAATATATGAGGCTGTTTTTTATGGACGGAACGGTCAATGGGTGGCTCAGGGCACATTTGTAGTTTTCCAGGACAAATATTTCCGGAAAGATGGAATTGTACCAGTCTGCTGAAAATGATTTTATGACCACAGCTAAATGGGGCAGTAATGATGCTAAAATGGTCATTAAAAATGAGCCAACGCATAGCAATTGCTTGAATACGGATATGGTTTTTGGGCCGGACATATGGGTTGATTTAGCCATCATAGAAAAATTTTGACGACCGAGTAACCCTTTGCCCAGAATGTAAAATAATATCGAAAATATGAGCATGACAGAAACCAATGCAAAGGGCAATGGGTTATTACCTATATCCTTCAGTCCGAAATAGATCTGTACTGGCGTTACAAGATTATAATCGAACATCAGTGGTACTCCAAGTTCTGTGAATGACCAGATGAAGATCAAAGTACATCCGGCAAATATTCCAGGCCGTAGCAGCGGAAATGTTATTCTAAAAAACCTTTTCAATCCGCGACAGCCTAAGTTGCCGGCAGCTTCTTCAAGGGATGGATCTATGTTTGCCAGAGCGGCCACCAGACTCAGGTACAATATGGGATATAGACTAAGAGCATTCATTAGTGCTATGCCTATGAACTTATTACTTCCTAACCAGTCTATGTAGTTGCCGGGTTCAATTAGGCCGAATTTCAATAGCATGGCATTTAAAACTCCGTAGGTTCCGAATATTTGTTGAATGCCTATGGTGCCAACGAATGGCGGTAACATGATGGGCAGCAATATAATGGACGTTAAAGTCTTTTTTAGCGGAAACCTATATCTGTCGGTGAAGTAGGCCAGTGGCATGGCTATCAATAGAGATATCAGTGTGGAGAGTAGACCAAGCCCCGCGGAATTTAGAAGACCGTCAATATACACTCTATTATGAAATATTATTTCAAAAAATCCAAGGGTAAACTGGCCATCGACATTAAAAAATCCGCCTTGGATGATTTCCCAAATGGGCCAAAGAAAAAAACATCCTAGGAAACCAGCCGTAACCACAAATACACAAAATGCCAAAACCCCAGTCATCTATCGCCACCATCTGAATAATTTTGTTCAAAAGTCCAACCATAAAATTTCAAAAATTGATTGCTTTTAAATGGCATATAGATGGTATGTTGATCAATGACAACAATTTATCGTAGCATATATCCTTAATTTATTCATTTGTAGCATAAAATGCTTGCCAAGGTGCCCCAATGGACCTAGTCTATTTGCATATT
Protein-coding regions in this window:
- a CDS encoding tetratricopeptide repeat protein; amino-acid sequence: MDDDKIFKIDESFDELLTKYFTDRDPNVVLYEKIPGISEVNLEAAYGIGYNLFQKKKYDSAYDVFHFLCLLDHFQKKYWKALALTAYVQKKYEESRMAYFTAFALDPTDIELVSAMADCSISLGEAENAKNFLEITCDMGKNYESNETLCQRAKSILDVIDELSVKNS
- the mnmE gene encoding tRNA uridine-5-carboxymethylaminomethyl(34) synthesis GTPase MnmE produces the protein MDDTIVALATPWGRSAIAKIRVSGSLCLDIIKIVFSRAKVAPRHAYLDNFVTSQGEIVDQVIFLFFDASHSYTGQDSLEIDCHGNPIIITKITDALCTMGCRIAHPGEFTRRAFLNRRLDLCQAEAVLDIIHAKSERALALAQRQLGGILGHRISELSSNLIKILASLEAQIDFPDEEVGFDQNVYQIAIKISQNLQRFIDTNFYKNHLENGIDMVIVGRPNVGKSSLMNALLNTDRAIVSPEPGTTRDFISETIKIGPDVIKIYDTAGIRFPESSLEKIGIDKTLELTSRGDLILLVLDATATDYALDEFRQLSTEKPYLVVLNKIDLLHGQTMKMPFAIEGIKISTKTGQGMADLRAAIAKIIAEKNLMPSEDEFIVNSRHVQILSKAKNYLDLAIEKLGQGNHIELAASDVRLSLEILGEITGKYDNESMLDELFGQFCIGK
- a CDS encoding iron ABC transporter permease, with the protein product MTGVLAFCVFVVTAGFLGCFFLWPIWEIIQGGFFNVDGQFTLGFFEIIFHNRVYIDGLLNSAGLGLLSTLISLLIAMPLAYFTDRYRFPLKKTLTSIILLPIMLPPFVGTIGIQQIFGTYGVLNAMLLKFGLIEPGNYIDWLGSNKFIGIALMNALSLYPILYLSLVAALANIDPSLEEAAGNLGCRGLKRFFRITFPLLRPGIFAGCTLIFIWSFTELGVPLMFDYNLVTPVQIYFGLKDIGNNPLPFALVSVMLIFSILFYILGKGLLGRQNFSMMAKSTHMSGPKTISVFKQLLCVGSFLMTILASLLPHLAVVIKSFSADWYNSIFPEIFVLENYKCALSHPLTVPSIKNSLIYSSAATIGTILLGTAIAFVVVRTKLPGRHLLDALSMLPLAVPGLVMAFGYLAMTQTGRSFEILNPIENPTILLIIAYVVRKIPFAVRSAMAGLQQTSITYEEAAQCLGCHPFKTSLKITLPLIMANLMSGGLLVFSQAMLEVSDSIVLAQKQQYYPITKAIYELMHMLSDGPFLACALGVWAMTFLAVTVIGASSIMGKSFGTIFRV